A single genomic interval of Fructobacillus americanaquae harbors:
- a CDS encoding YggT family protein: MFGLLLVTIIAWLLKIYSYALIVYVLMSWFPGAYNTWFGRELGKIVTPYLSWFSFIKPIGILDLRPLIAFIVLDLAQYALAWFF, encoded by the coding sequence ATGTTTGGACTACTACTAGTCACGATTATTGCGTGGCTGCTTAAGATTTATTCTTATGCACTGATTGTCTATGTTTTGATGTCATGGTTTCCAGGTGCTTATAACACATGGTTTGGCCGTGAATTAGGGAAAATTGTGACGCCATATTTGTCATGGTTCTCTTTTATCAAACCAATTGGCATCTTAGATTTGCGACCATTAATCGCTTTTATCGTCTTGGATTTGGCACAATATGCCTTGGCATGGTTCTTTTAA
- a CDS encoding RNA-binding protein: MSNQQAIAQHFHESEGDFVKQALDWVNQAEIDYRLVLTKFLNPRQRYIAQTLVNQHAGLKMLEDGIFDQAESKRIVIAPDFYEVEESDFQLVLLELTFPVKFVSLRHKDILGALVHTGLDRSGFGDIVVKEDAGQVQLAVDQPLVGFIRQEIGRIGKVKTDWQTISFEHAFQKEEDGQDQFLLVKSLRLDVVVAAAFKLARAKAQALVTSGSVQVNWTVSDQVDRQISLKDVISVRKYGRICLESLSGQSKKDKIKAVFNIIHR, from the coding sequence ATGAGTAATCAGCAGGCTATCGCCCAGCACTTTCACGAAAGTGAGGGCGATTTTGTGAAGCAAGCCCTCGACTGGGTAAATCAGGCAGAAATCGACTATCGATTAGTTCTGACCAAATTTTTAAATCCGCGACAGCGCTACATTGCGCAAACGCTGGTGAATCAGCATGCAGGCCTAAAAATGTTGGAAGACGGGATTTTTGACCAAGCTGAATCAAAGCGAATCGTGATTGCACCTGATTTTTATGAGGTTGAGGAAAGTGACTTTCAACTAGTTTTGTTAGAATTGACCTTTCCGGTTAAGTTTGTCAGCCTGCGCCATAAAGACATCCTAGGTGCACTTGTACACACCGGACTCGATCGGTCAGGCTTTGGCGATATCGTGGTTAAAGAAGATGCAGGGCAAGTTCAATTAGCGGTTGACCAGCCATTAGTCGGCTTTATTCGCCAAGAGATTGGTCGCATTGGCAAGGTTAAGACCGACTGGCAAACAATTAGCTTCGAGCACGCCTTTCAAAAGGAAGAAGATGGCCAAGATCAATTTCTCTTAGTCAAATCGTTGCGTCTTGATGTGGTTGTAGCAGCTGCATTCAAACTGGCACGTGCAAAAGCACAAGCTTTAGTTACCAGTGGCTCTGTGCAAGTTAATTGGACTGTTAGTGATCAGGTTGACCGGCAAATTTCCCTAAAAGATGTGATTTCAGTGAGAAAATATGGAAGAATTTGCTTAGAAAGCTTGTCAGGGCAGAGCAAAAAGGATAAAATCAAAGCAGTTTTTAATATTATTCATCGATGA
- a CDS encoding cell division protein SepF yields MAFDGIKRLFSGDDDYYEEESYEEAPEQQPVQKQKPAANKQMTAFKNQNQTGAAGVAQGRIALFEPKVYADSRAIASQVIEGDAVIVNFSQLEEEQAMRILDYIGGAVYAVSGSMERVGEKIFLLTPSTYEVAGSMSENLDNQGRY; encoded by the coding sequence ATGGCATTTGATGGGATTAAGCGCCTTTTTTCGGGCGATGATGATTATTATGAAGAAGAGAGCTATGAAGAGGCACCTGAGCAACAACCTGTTCAAAAGCAAAAGCCTGCAGCAAACAAGCAAATGACCGCATTTAAAAATCAGAATCAAACTGGAGCTGCTGGAGTTGCGCAAGGTCGCATTGCTCTTTTTGAACCAAAGGTTTACGCTGATTCACGAGCAATTGCCAGTCAAGTGATTGAAGGGGATGCTGTGATTGTTAACTTTTCCCAGTTGGAAGAGGAACAAGCAATGCGAATTTTAGATTATATTGGCGGCGCTGTCTATGCTGTTTCGGGTTCGATGGAACGAGTTGGTGAGAAAATTTTCTTGTTGACACCTTCAACTTATGAAGTAGCAGGCTCTATGAGTGAAAACCTTGATAATCAAGGTCGGTATTAA
- the ftsZ gene encoding cell division protein FtsZ, with protein sequence MDFTIDETQDQAGAIIKVIGVGGGGSNAVNHMIDEGIQGVDFIVANTDVQALDKSKARQKVQIGPKLTGGLGAGSNPERGAKAAEESEEEIKSALEGADMVVVTAGMGGGTGNGAAPIVAKAAKEMGALTVAVVTRPFSWEGPKRSKYAVEGLQALSESVDSLIVITNEKLKDRIDLKTPLSEAFQIVDDVVAQGVRGISELITNPGFINLDFADVKTVMQDAGPALMGVGVANGESRASDATKAAISSPLLEVDMSGAEDVLLNITGGPDLSLYEAQTAADVINQEAGRDVNVIFGTSVDEDLGDSIRITVIATGLQAGGVKPLKRSVQQDKSTNESEQNGLFARTGQDQSLNQSVPGKDDPFENWDITTSKRPSNQTGQFDGVQKRAFDPVEPVNQNIDLDLSNEDDDQPPFFKKR encoded by the coding sequence ATGGATTTTACAATCGACGAAACGCAGGATCAAGCCGGCGCTATCATCAAGGTCATTGGTGTTGGTGGTGGTGGATCTAATGCGGTCAACCATATGATTGACGAAGGCATCCAAGGGGTTGACTTTATTGTTGCCAATACTGATGTCCAGGCCTTAGATAAATCAAAGGCTCGTCAAAAGGTTCAAATTGGACCAAAATTAACTGGTGGACTTGGTGCCGGCTCAAATCCTGAGCGTGGTGCCAAGGCAGCTGAAGAATCTGAAGAAGAAATTAAATCAGCCCTAGAGGGTGCCGATATGGTTGTTGTGACAGCCGGAATGGGTGGTGGAACCGGAAATGGTGCTGCTCCAATCGTCGCTAAGGCGGCTAAAGAAATGGGGGCCTTGACGGTCGCTGTTGTTACTCGCCCATTTTCATGGGAAGGGCCAAAGCGATCAAAGTATGCGGTAGAAGGGTTACAAGCCTTATCTGAATCCGTTGATTCTTTGATTGTGATTACAAACGAAAAGCTCAAGGACCGCATCGATTTGAAGACACCATTGTCGGAAGCCTTTCAGATTGTCGATGACGTTGTTGCCCAAGGTGTTCGTGGTATTTCAGAGTTGATTACCAATCCTGGTTTCATTAACTTGGATTTTGCCGATGTGAAAACAGTTATGCAAGATGCTGGACCAGCTTTGATGGGTGTTGGGGTCGCCAATGGTGAATCCCGTGCAAGTGATGCAACGAAGGCTGCCATTTCTTCACCATTACTCGAAGTTGATATGTCTGGTGCTGAAGATGTTTTGTTGAACATCACCGGTGGTCCTGATTTGTCATTGTACGAAGCTCAGACTGCTGCTGATGTGATTAACCAAGAAGCCGGTCGCGACGTTAACGTTATTTTTGGAACTTCTGTTGACGAAGACTTAGGCGATTCAATTCGAATTACGGTGATTGCGACCGGTTTGCAAGCGGGTGGTGTCAAACCCCTCAAACGTTCCGTTCAACAAGACAAATCAACAAATGAGTCAGAGCAAAATGGTCTTTTTGCTCGAACTGGTCAAGACCAGTCTTTAAATCAGAGCGTGCCTGGTAAGGATGATCCCTTTGAAAATTGGGATATCACGACTAGCAAACGGCCAAGTAACCAAACAGGTCAGTTCGATGGCGTTCAAAAGAGAGCTTTTGATCCCGTTGAGCCGGTTAACCAAAATATTGATTTAGACTTGTCAAACGAAGATGATGATCAGCCACCATTCTTCAAGAAACGATAA
- a CDS encoding DivIVA domain-containing protein yields the protein MALTPDEILNHEFTRKGSRAYVAREVDSFLDEVNNDYRTLLADFEKLQQQNRQQQNRIDELEGERDQVNESIMFAQSAASRLRSETESEVKSQLTHAQDEAKQIVDEAHQKAEAESARLAQENVDLIDEQNRLRQRVDSFRQSFLSLIDQQKALLEQGQLSQAVDKLPASELSEKVLAETNDWLNPASKAVVSAPTSQDSTEEKPLPTDIKEVPSFAKGPIEPSEGEKPAESETVEVEAEVADPTVVVFPENGQPK from the coding sequence ATGGCATTAACACCAGATGAGATTTTAAACCATGAATTCACTAGAAAGGGATCACGGGCATATGTCGCACGCGAAGTTGATTCTTTCTTGGATGAAGTCAATAATGATTACCGTACCTTATTGGCTGATTTTGAGAAATTACAACAACAAAATCGTCAGCAACAAAACCGTATTGATGAGCTCGAAGGTGAACGTGATCAAGTGAACGAATCAATCATGTTTGCCCAAAGCGCTGCCTCACGTTTGCGCTCTGAGACGGAATCTGAAGTGAAGTCGCAATTGACCCATGCTCAAGATGAAGCCAAGCAAATTGTTGATGAAGCCCATCAAAAAGCTGAAGCTGAATCTGCCCGTTTGGCGCAAGAGAATGTTGATTTAATTGACGAACAAAACCGCTTGCGTCAGCGAGTTGATAGTTTCCGGCAATCATTCCTGTCACTGATTGACCAACAAAAAGCTTTGCTTGAGCAGGGACAATTATCACAGGCAGTTGACAAGTTACCTGCTTCTGAATTATCGGAAAAGGTCTTGGCTGAAACGAACGATTGGTTGAATCCTGCCTCGAAAGCAGTCGTTTCAGCACCAACTAGTCAGGATAGTACTGAAGAAAAGCCGTTGCCAACCGACATTAAAGAAGTCCCAAGTTTTGCTAAAGGTCCAATCGAACCTAGTGAAGGGGAGAAGCCTGCTGAAAGTGAAACAGTTGAGGTAGAAGCGGAAGTTGCAGATCCAACAGTGGTCGTTTTTCCTGAAAATGGGCAACCAAAGTAA